The following DNA comes from Diceros bicornis minor isolate mBicDic1 chromosome 7, mDicBic1.mat.cur, whole genome shotgun sequence.
gccgggatccgaacccaggggccgccagtagcggagagcgcgcacttaaccgctaagccatggggccggtccctaTGTTACCTTTTAGATGTGCCTAATTTTTCAAACCACCCAAGTGGCAACATTTCTATCAGGAAACAGTTCGCCCTTCTTGTTGCTATAAGTATTtggtcattcacttattcattcactcaacaaacatttattaaccagccactatgtgtcaggcattgtgttGGGTACAGGGGACACAgagataaaaaatacataacttttgCCCTCCCAGGGCTGATCTGGAATTTGACCCATTTtcttccagagagagagagagagcacgcaTGAGTGAGCACAAATGTGGCAAAGTGTTAATAATTGATGAATATAGGGAGAGGGTGTATAGATATTAATtgtacttgcaacttttctgtgagtttaacattttttttttctgaaaattaattctttttttttttttattgatgttttaatggtttctaacattgtgaaattttgggttgtacatttttgtttgtccatcaccatatatatgactcccttcaccccttgtgcccatcccccaccccctccccccacccccactgcccctggtaaccacagtccagtgagtttaacattttttaaaatgagaaaacacagaATGTTTTCTCCCCAGAGTTGGGGAGAAAACACACTTCTGGTACTTGGCAGCTGTAACTCTTGAAAGCCATTATTACCTCCCAATTTTTCAGCGTGGAATTTATCGGATTATCTCATCGCTTAGCCAGGCCTTAGGAGAGGGATGCTAATGGGCTATGCTGGGGATGGGAAAAGACAATGAGAAAGGCCTGGAAAAGTAACGGGCATGGTTACCTGGAGCCACACAGCAGGGACCTTGGGGCAACTGGGCAGCCATAGAGTGAGGGGGCTACACAGGAAGTGGAGGTGGGAACCACGGGATGGGCTCCAAGCCGAAGTCCTGCCCTATTCACCATCCAGTCTCCAGCAAGCCCTGACCACTCCTCTCCGTGTAGGGGGCATTTGTCACATTCTGTGCCCTCCACTGCCAACCATTGACCTTTGATTTGAGCGTAGAGGTTAATacatgagctttggagtcagcAGCCCTTGTGTGACTCTCAGCCTTGCAGAGTGAACTTGGACAACTAGTTAGTCTTGTTGACACTGAAGTTTCTTGCATCCTCGATAGAATCGCAGTGGGTTGTGTGAGACTTGAAGAGATGATGTGTGTAAGGCAGTCAGCACAGGGCCTGTGCATGGTACCTACTTAATACATGTATGACGACACATACATAACCTTAGCCAATGGCACTACTATTTATCTGCACACACGGAAATCTCTGCTTGATGCCTCTCTGCCTCACCCACCCCCATATCTAGTTCATCAGCATGTCCTCCCTACTTCCAAATACATATCCCAAATCAGACTGCTTTTCACTCTCCCCAAGGCTACATCTCCATCTTTTGTCTAGTCCCCTGCTACAGCCACCTGACTGTTCTTCTTGCTTCCACTCTGCACCCTCACCCCCAGAATGTTCTCCACAGCAGACATTGTCAAGCTTAATGGAGAATGTCACCCTCCTCCCTAAGCCCTGCTATGGCTTCCCATCACCCTTGAGTAAAACCCCACCGCTGACCCTCACATCACGACCTGGGTCCTGCCCAACTCTCCAGCCTTGTCTCCTAACTCTCCATGTTGCTCACTGCATTCTGGCATGCTGGCCTTCTTTCTGTCCCTCATGCACCAACGTTCACTCTCACCTCAGTCTTTGTGGttgttcctctgcctgaaatgctcttccaCATGTCTTCACATGGCTGCCTCCCTGTCCTTTAggtctcagttcaaatgtcatTTCCTCAGCGAGGTCCTCTCTGACCATCCTATCTAATGTTGTGTACCATCTCCACCCCTACCCGTCACCAGTGCTCTGTTTTATTATCTTTAAAGCTCTTGTCATGCATGATCTAAAATGATCTCGTTTGTTTATTTAACCCTTGTATGTCTCCCTTATAGAACAGAAGCCCCAGGGAACAGTAAACAGTAGCCTTGAGTCTTGTTCACTGTCTTAGTCCGCTCAGGctgtgtaacaaaataccacagactggaggcTTAAGgaagagagatttattttcttatagttcttgatgctggaaagtccaagattaaggttcTGGCAGGGTTTGGTTTCTGATGAGAGCTCAGACATCCTTTAAGCTGtgacctcacatggcctttcctccatGCATGCCcatggggaggaagagagggagggggatAGGGATGCGGAGGGGATGAGGATGGGGAAGGGAGCTtttatgtctcttcttataaagacactaatcttatgggatcagaaccccacccttatgacctcatttaactttaattacttccttagaggccccatctccaaatacagccacactgggggttagggcttcagtatAGGAATTTGggagggatacaaacattcagtccataacattcaCCATTGTAACATCAGCACCAGAACCTAGAAGAGAGCCTGGCATGTAACAGACACtcagtaaataaattaatgaattataGATGTTCATTTCACTGTAAGTTCATGTAAGTTGCCCTACATCTTGCACTCCATCCTGCAGGTCAGGGCGTGTCACTGTACATTCCCCAGTCCGCCATCAATGCTACAGTGGAAGAAGACATCCTGCTCTCCGTTGAATACTCCTGCCATGGCGTCCCCACCATCGTATGGAGGTATACATCCAACTGGGGAGTGCAGAAGATCGTGGAGTGGAAGCCAGGGACTCAGGCCAACATCTCCCAAAGCCACAAGGACAGAGTCTGTACCTTCGACAACGGCTCCATCCAGCTCTTCAGTGTGGGCGTGAGGGATTCTGGCTACTACGTCATCACAGTGACGGAGAGCCTGGGGAGCAGCCAGTTTGGCACCATCGTGCTGCACGTGTCGGGTAAGAGCCCCAGGGCCAGCTCCCCTCTGAGCTGTGAGCGTGTGGGAGGCCGGCAGACTTCATGATGTTAAAAGAGCCGTTATGTTCCCCTTCCCCTCACCCGCCCCATAGAGATCCTCTATGAAGACCTCCACTTCGTCGTCGTCTTCCTTGCTTTTCTCGCTGCTGTGGCCGCCGTGCTAATCAGCCTCATGTGGGTTTGTAATAAGTGTGCATATAAATtccagaggaagaggagacacAAACTCAAAGGTAATTCTCTGGGCCTTATGATAGTCACTTCATGTTTTTATGGCTGGAGGTGGCATGTGTTACCTTGTTCTCACCGAGAAACCCTGTGTGGCTGATTTGCAACTCACGGACGTGTCTTTTGCTTTTGCAGAAAGCACAACTGAGGAGATCGAGCTGCAAGATGTTGAGTGTTAGCCAAGGCTGGGCCCAATTACATTCCTACCTCAAgaggaaaacattattttttgtttgattgAACACGGACACTCCACCCTGCAGCCTCCTGTTGCCCCACCACAGCCACCCATTCCTGATGGGGCAGCGGGACGTTAACAAAATTGACTGCGTGGAGTTGAGGACTCTGGATGGGACAAAGTCAGTTCTTGTACTTGCATGAAGTTCAAGGGGAGGAGAGCTTGAGGCTTTGAGCCAGAGCTTTGCTGGGCTGCAGTCTCTGGGCCCTGTTGACCCATTCCAATGGCATAGTGTGGGTGCTGGCTGCTTGCTCACTGTGCTCTGCTCTGGCTCGGGGGATGGCCATTGGAGGGGTCCCTGTATCAGAGGCCAGAGTGTCTCTAGATCGAGTGTGCAGCCAGCATTGGAACAGCTCTCTGTGCTCTTGTCTGCTCTCCTTGTGCCCTCCGACACTCTGCTGTGGGAGCTGTTGTGAGAAAACCTGAGGCTTTTAGACAGTCTGATGCCTAAGAGGCAGAGGTAGAAAGAGACTGAGATGGGTGCTGCTGTGCTGCAGTGAGTTGCTGTGAGAGCAGGCCGAGGATGCCCCATGGCCTGGAGATTTAGGGAGACGAGCTTAATTTGTTTCTGAGGGTCCAGCATTGGGAACCAGGAATAGGGAGAAAATtacctttctcctcctctctcattCCAACATGAATTGGATTTTCCCACCTATGGGCCCAACGTAGGCCAGTGTGAGGAAAAGAACAGTTCATTTCCACTATGGACAGCATCTGGCCTCCAAATGTCCCCCTGACAAGCTAGGTAATGCTACCTGTGTGAAAGCTGAGCCTGCATAATGGTTGTTACAACTGGAAAGTCAGTCAGCTCGGGCTTTGAATCTGTCCCCCTTGGTCACTAACACTTCATGTCTCAAGTCAGGCCCTTGCTCTCTCCCAACTGGGCTAAGGAACACTTGGTACTTACCTACCTCAGTCAGGGTATCACGTGAAGTCCACAGTAGCATAGAGCTCTCTGAGCGATTTAAGAACAGCAGGAGGATTCTTCAAGAACTTGGAAAGCAATAAGCGCTATACCATCTGAGTACTGGAAATTGATAAAATGCTCTGGGGTACTGGGGCTCCAAGTGAAATTAGGGACTACATCACAGCTGGCCTTGGCCCTCTCTCAACTTATTGGTCACCATGTTGACCTGAGTTTCTCCATCCCCAACTTCCATTTGGCAAGCTCTAAAGCAGGCGTGAATTTATTTTCCattatcttttctctctcaaaCATTCTTAGCTCCAGACCAAAGGTACTACCCCAATTATTGATGGAGGCTGAGGTTATTAGCTGTGTCCTCAGCCCTCAGCTGCAAATTCATCCATGCAAACATGAAGAACTAGAATATTcccttctctcctgcctcccttcaAGTTTCCAATGTCCACATCTCTTCTACTTGCCCTGTGGCAGATAAGGAGTTGCCTGGAGAAGTTAGTATGAGGCCTTTCCCTAAATAATGAATCCAGGGTTACAGGAAGGGATCTTTTGGAGTATTCAGGAGCTCTCAGTGATCTATTGGAGGGCTCTGAAGGCACTACTTGACTCAAAAGGCAAGAGAGCAGTTGGTCTACACGACTGATTTGTAGCTCTAGCACCTGATTCATAGAAGGTTCTCACCTCGGGCCACCTCCTTACGTACATGTGTAAACATGCACACCCGTGCCCTTTCCCCAGGAGCAGTCAGAGGAACCAAGCCTGTGCCAGGACAGGTTCCTTGTACTGGTCTCGCCATGAAGCAGCAGGGTGAGCAGTACCAGAGAAAAAGGGGAGTCGAGGGCAGTCggattctttcttctctttcacagCAAGCCCATCAGCAGGAAAGCGGTTTGGATCTGGGTAGCTGCTGGAGTCTGTCTGTGTATCCTCTCTTACCCGACCTGCTTTCCAGAATTCTACCTCTCAGCTTGTCAGAAGTCAGGGTAGTAATCTCCAAtcataaaaggagaaatggaaaagaataccCAGGGGCAAACCCAGAGGTAAATTAAATTGCCCCCCAAAAATCTCACCAAAGGTTAttccctcagctttccatttccttattttgCACTTGTAAAGCTCCCTCCATCCTGAACATTCCTGTGGAAAGGTTTTGATTCCAGAGCCTGaggtttttgtctatttttcaaaaaagaaaatattaaatcataGAGGTTGGCCACTATAAATGTTAAGCTGTAAGTTATGTTTCAAACTGTGAAAAAAAACgttttaaagaatgaaataaaacctgaaaataaAATCCTGCTTCATTGTGTGTAAGCCCACTCCTGCTGAGAACTCAGAGGCTTGGTGAGGTTTCCACCAGCTGTAGACACAAACAAACCCTCAGCCACAGCTGTGGGTCtggcacattttttttaaatgacaatggAATTCACCACATTGCTTTTAACTGTAAATATTCTTGAGCAATTCAGAAAAACATCTAATTAGCCCATCAATCTCCCCTGCACTGTAGCCTGAAGACTAATTTGAAGTTTTTGCTTCCAGAATATTAATTGTAATAGAGTACTTTCTGCTTCTGGAAAGGGCTAAAAACGAGGATGCGACAATTGTACCACCTCGTTCAACGATGAGTAAGGTGCCCAACAGAACATACATGCTTTGTCAACAGAATGTCCTTTCAGAGATTGTGATCTAAGAAACCAAAAAGGTATATATTGTATTTCCTCATTTCACGGTCTTCTGGGTGTGCAAGGAGAGCTGAGACAGAATCCCCGTCCTCTGAAGCCCACATGAGGTAGTAAATGCCTGACAGCACTTCACACTCACTCTGATTGGAAATCACACCACGGGAAGGTGAGGAGCAAAGGCAGTGTGAGGTAAGAGAGGTTATCAGGATATCTTGCTCCGTGCAGGAATGCAGAGGCAGGCCCTGCAGGAGGATGCAATTCAGAAGGGCTGGATAACTGACATGGGTAGAGAAGAGGTGGCAGAATAGGATGCTGGGAGATGTAACCAAGACGGAGGAACCAAATATGAAACCCCAGGGACGTGACTCACATTCAGTCTCCTTGAGAAGCTCAGAGGGGATACTGGGGGAAAGGGAAACCCTCTTTCTGTCATCAGCTTTTATATATCCAGCAGAGGTTTCTGCCTAGTTTCCGGGGAAGCATCAGACACATCTCTAGTTTACTGAAAGCAGAGTAAATCCCTGTGGCTCTTGTTAGCATGTGTGTCCATAACTCAACTTCACTAAAGAATGGTGTGAGTTGCCAGTATGTGCGCCTCTTTGCACACCCAAACCCATCCCAGCTGTCAGCTTTTCCAGTCCTTGAGAACATGGTTGCTGAGTTCACTATTtccactgctttttaaaaattaggtgggtggttttggtttggtttaaTTACAAAGGTTACAAAtccttctttaaaattaaaatgatattgAAGTTTAAAAGTTCTCCCTCCAATCCTACTCTCCAGAGAGAACAATAAATTTGGAGTGTATTCTTCTAGACTTGCATATGCATATGTGaacatatctatatatacacgTACCACAATacacatatttaatttattttctttttaggcaAATGggattctattttatatatatatatatcctgaaCTTCATTCTTCTTATTGCCTGCACAATGCAATCTATAGCATGGATATATTATAATTGATTGTTCActgaaaaattactttttatttcaaatgatatatacaaaataaatatcttgGGCAGTCTTTCTATTACATTAAAGACTTGTTCCTTCAACCATGATGGCTCCCTCTTGTTAACTAATGCGTTCAACTTTATTTCCTatggatctctttctctttcagtgcattttgaatgttttattttttttatttttattttttgtaaggaagatcagacctgagctaacaaccatgccaatcctcctctttttgctgaggaagactggctctgagctaacatctattgccaatcctcctcctttttttccccaaaggcccagtatatagttgcatgtcatagttgcacatcattctagttgctgtatgtgggacgccacctcagcatggccagagaagcgatgcgttggtgcacgcccgggatctgaaccagggccgccagaagcggagcgcgctaagccacagggccagcccctacaatgTTTTATAATATTGGTGGGTTTTAAGTAAAGTTTATCAGAGATTGAATGtttgagggagggagaaaaagcaCTGCTAACGTAAAATGAGTCAAGTTTTAGCTTTAGATTTGACCTTATCAAGTGCACACACAGCTAGGAATCAAAATTCCTTTGATGCAACAGACCAGTGACTGACGTTCAGGCAGTTCTGTCCCTAAAAATGCTACAAGTATTTTTCCCTCAGGTACTTCATGGTTTGGAAGGATTTTTCCTTACTAAACAAAGTAaacttattaaataataattcagTTTCCTATTTCTATTCATCAACAATGCATAAATGCTGATTAGAATTCCTGGTCAACATGAGATAATCAGGCGTATCACTTTGATTTGATGGTGCCCTGGCCAAGAAATCTGATGAAGTTTTAGACGGTAAATGTATGATTGCCATTAGGCTTTTTCAAATACCAAATACAGATCACATATGTCTGTTACTGCATCTTCGGGTCCCAAGGGGCTTGGATTGGGAGTACTTGTAAAGAAAGTTAACAGAAGCCATGCACAGATTTGAGTGAAAGAGGAGATTCTGCCACTGGCCTCATCTCCATGGTATACTCACTAAATCATCAGGAAGTTTTTCAGATTGTATGTAACTTTTATATCTCAATCTTCTCTCTCATCTATTAAGTTTCAAGCCAAATATAGTCTGTTCTACAACAGTTCATGATAGTAAACAGGGAAACAAATACCATAGAACATGAAAGTTGTTCTGATTCCTAAGCAAGGGGAGCCAGAATATCGAGAGTAGAAAAATTCCTCGGCCACTGAGCTCAACTTTTAGAGAAGTAAAAATGAGCACCTTTGTCTGGGGCCCCTCTACCATAAGTTTAGTCATTCTCTCATTGGTCTCAATTTTTCACTTTTACAGACCTCCTCGATAACCCTTACACAATGATCCTTGTGAATCTGTGCTTTGTGAAGTGTGTCTATATGATGAATTTCTAGAGGTGGACTTGCAGATAGGAAACTGCAAACTTGAGAACGAAGACCAAGCTCTGGTCACTGATTTCTGAGTAGCAGTTGCGTCACGGTGCTCGTATTTCAGAGACAGCATGTCTCAGCTGTGAACAGCCTATTACATCCGTTCCCATCCTAAAGTGAAAAATATGGGAAAAAGTTCCCATCCCAAAGTGAGATTCAAAGAGACTTGACTTTTGCCCCAAGTATGTGAGGCATCGCCGAAGAACAGGAGTAGGGAAGTGAAAGGAACGAATTAAAGACAAAGGCAGAGAGTATGGCGAGAGGTCGACTACAGAGCACTGTAGCATTTTAAAGCACaggctttaaaaatgaaccagaaCAAACTAAAATCTTCCTACTCACTAACGCACTTATTGTCTTTACCATCTGTAAATTTGAACATCGCAGGACTTTCTGAAACGCTTTCTCCtagtgataaataaaaataaagctggtGTCTTAACTATTTTTCCAACTTCTAATTGGCTTGACTTTTATAAAACAGTTACTTAATGCTTTATATTTGCATAGCACTTTAGAATTTAATATCCATTATCAACCACATTGAAAGCTTTGAATCACCACTGAGGTTAGCAGAGGCATCCTTGTCCCCATTTGATACATCAGGAAACAGGTCAGAGAGGGTGACCTTGCCAAGCTGATACAGCTAAGCAGTAGGGGAGCCAACATTCCAACACAGCTTTTACCAACCTGTTTGCTTGGTGAGGGACTAACTCGTTTTCACCAGCCTGTCTCCCAAGTTCACAGCACATCCTTCCAACTCCAGGTGATTCAGGTTGAAACATTAAGCTGGAAAATGTAAACACACACAAGGCACAAGATTTGCTGCACAGCAACTGAGCTGCCATTTCTCCCCACATTTACTTTAGTTTCCACTATTCTTTCAGTGGGTAATGGCTATTCACTACACAGCGACTTAAAATGGGGAAAGGCAGGCATATGAAGATCATGTCAGTCTTCAGTTATTACAGTCTACTCAGATGACGTTTAGAAGAACAGGTGGTAATATCTGTGCATGTATTCTCATCTGTTCTACTCAGACGTGGTCCTGTTACTGGTTTATGACAAGataatcatagaaacagaaaataaagcatTCAGAAATGTTTATATTTGACAGCCACTTAAAGGGGGGGcttttgtatgttttttaaatttaatttttctagtaattcatttttattatattttatcaaaGAAGTATCAATCTGCaacaaatggaaattaaaaaaaacaaaaactagtcCTTTGGCAAAAGTCTGAGATTCACTGTACTACAGCGTGGGCCTGCAAAGTCACATAAGAGACTCCGTATGTGAGTAGAACTGTACAGATCAGCTTAGTAAAATTTGCTAAGGCAACTTTTGTGGGCCACCAAAACTTACGAGGTACTAAtgacttttaaataattaattgcaGATTCATACCAATTCTTTTAATTCTCATGGATAGAAAGACGCAGAACTTCgatcagaagggaaaaaaagcaaacacaaaccCGAAGGTGTTATGGTACTTTATAGCCTACAAGTTCCATTTTTCTTTGAAGAGAAAAAAGGTGGAGAAAcacaaaagactttttaaaagttacttcATAGTCACCTTATAAGAagggtatcttttaaaaattgaaagcctTACTCATAAGGAAACCATTACCTATATATTATCGATATTGGTACCAAAAGGTCCTATAAGCCTAAGTCTCTTATTAAGGGAagttcctcacttttttttttgtgagggagatcaaccctgagctaacatccgtgccaatcctctttttgctgaggaagacgggctctgagctaacttctattgccaatcctcctccttttttttttttgccccccaaagccccagtagatagttgtatgtcgtagttgcacatccttctggttgctgtaggtgggacgcggcctcagcgtggccggagaagtggtgtgtcggtgcccgcccaccgggatcccaacccgggccgcctcAGGCACATTTTAGGATTGGGGCACTATTTCCAAGAAGTTCAAACATGTTATTTGCAAAATGTAATCCATTAACCCATTAGTATCTTCCCCGTGAGAAAGCAGAGAGCTAGTGGAATAAAACAGGACAAGTCTTTAACTGGAAGAAGCAATCCCGGGTCCCTGGGCGGAAGCCAGAGAATCCCAGGGCAGGGCGAGACACTAAGTGTTGCAAGCAGAGTGAGATCATTCAAATGGGTCCCCAAAAGGGACTGAGGAAGCCCTAAAGATAACAATCTGTTGCCTTCCACACATTCAGCTGGTACTTTCTGAGGAAGTTCTCAATGTACCTGTTTAGGTTAGACCCAGGCATGCATCAAGAAGACAGCTGGAGGGGGTGTACTTCATTAACACAAGAGCATGCTTTAACAGCTCTGGTGCGGAGGGGAGGAGAGGCTCCTTATGTTGGCAGGTACTTGGTTACGCTTcagggaaggatctgcttctcCCCATGTGAGTGAATTCCTGGATGAAAGCTGGGTCATACGAGTATTTAAATATTCTTAAGCaatctttttaacaaatagtGGAATAAGACGAGTTAAGTAAAGACACAATTCATTTAGGTTGTTAAGAGTTCAGAAAGCGTCTGGGATTTTTAACCATATGCTTTATTTGATGTCAACAtcaaaggaatattttaaaaactaagttCAAACCCATAAGTAACATTTCAAGTTAACTgcataaaaaaatgtattattttacatcTTTCCATACTGTATACTCTATAACTGTACATAAACTTCTGCATTTCAAAGCACTTGTCACTTATAAAGTGAAAGGTTTCAAAATGCTTGGTAAACACTTGCTcgttattacttttttaaaacaatactCCTTTGGAAGatttctcttccttctgcttATAGTTGATCTGCAAACATCTCATGTCCAAGTTTCTGGAAACCTCACTggaaaaaataatctgaaaactGTTCTGGAAAAAATCATAGTAGACAAGGGCTAAGTGCAGACATAAGCAGCTCCATTTTATAAACAAAGTTTCGACCTTCCATTTTATTCCACTGAACTTCTCTGAATGGTCCACGAAGATGACTCCATTTGCTATCTTGTAAAACATCACTTTTTGGAAGGTCTTTACACTGGTTACGGGGAAACTGAACCATAATCTTGCTGCCACTTTCAGGGCCATTACGAACTGTGGAACAAAACCAAAAtatcaatacattcattttccaAACTAGAAAACAAGGGTAGATCCCACAACTTCATTCTACCGTGGATACAAAAACCTTGTCTGTCTACCAACTTGAAAGTTCTAGTTTAAAAGAACTTGTTTAAAAGAACCGgcttttcagggccggcccggtggcacaagcggttaaatgTGTGCGCTCCGTttcggcagcctagggttcacaggtttggatcccaggcgcacaccaacgcattgcctgtcaagccatgctgtggcagcgtcccatataaagtagaggaagatgggcacagatgttagcccagggccaatcttcctcaggaaaaaaaaagaggaggattggcatctgatgttagctcagggctgatcttcctcacacaaaaaaaaataaaagtgctttTCAGTTTCAATgtgctaaaaaatttttttactaatTCATATATACTGGGCTGGTATAAATATTCATGAATTACTATTTGTAGTATAAAAATGAGGCAAGATGAATTCTGGCTTAAGAAAGTGAAATGTCCtatatattttcagaaaatcaccaatttattttttctaacacATTATTTGATAATCCAATCATTCACTGAGTTGGTTAATGTACACCTACCATACAGTGAAACTCAAATGTTCAGAATCAGGactgagagggagaaaggaaagattaTTCTGCACTAAGAACTTCAGAGTTTAATGAAGCTTTATTActcaggaaaggagaaaagggtATTTTGAAATTCTTATCAATAAAGACCTAGCAATGACCAAGCCTATGGATTCACAAGCTGTGATCCTGTGGGGAAAAATTTCTAATTACccacttttgcaaatatttagaGCAGGGGTTAGAAAAGATCACactaaaaccaaaagcactccaaatataatttttaactaGATAACACGTGTAAGTGCCTATTAAAGTGCCCTGCTcggagtaggtgcttaataagacATCTCTCCTCTCAGTTCTATTCGTTTGCCATCTTTAGGATCAGATAATATTCTTGCAGATATTATTGATTTgcagaaatacatttttaaaaagcatttatccATTAAAGGTTTTGAACTGCAGGAGTAACAATGCTGATGGCAGTTTTCAGATAATCTCCTAGGAAAATGTGTTGCCACGCAAAACATCTAGAAAGAGAAGTAATAATCTGTTGCTCTGAATAATAGCTATAATCAGATAAATGCTCAGCATAACTACTACATGAACTCACTTACTGCAGAGAAAAATTACTCTTTAGTTTATGTAACTATTAAAGCTACATGTTAAGGACAAACTCCCAAAGGTCTCTTCACATGTAAAGAAGCAGAAAGTACCTGAAATGGCATAGTCACCATTCGGGGAGGCCACAGTTATGGCAGAGGCATTGCCAATGCTCTCTATGGGCCCAAGTCCCACATGATTACTGAAGCTCAGCACTTGCCAGCCCATAACCTTGGCTAGCTGCTGAACTGCATGCACCTGATGCTGTGACATctgtgaaagaaaaggaaactttaCTGACAATCAGCATGCATATTTACTTTGCAGTGAGTTGACATCATGAATGTGAAGTAAACTTTCGTTGGGGTTTTCACTGCCTAGCACAGGGACCCTATCTCACATTTGAGGAATCCTCCTGTGTGACTACTGGGTGGAGGGAGCAGGACCCCACCTTCCACTGCAGGAACTAAAATAGTCTGACACATGCTTTCCCTGTCCACTGGCAGCTTGAGCACAAGCATGCGACCGAAACCTGGCCAACTGGAGACTCCTACCTGTATCCCTGAACGTGAAGCAACATTACAAGCAGCAGGGTGTGCTGACTATCTCACCTTCACTCCTTCAAATCCACTCTGCACCCTACTCTGCCCTGGAAGGTTGATCTGTATAGTTACACTAACGGCTTTCTATGTCCTCTGGCTT
Coding sequences within:
- the VSTM5 gene encoding V-set and transmembrane domain-containing protein 5; this translates as MRPLPSRRRKNGGISLGLFALCLAAARCLQSQGVSLYIPQSAINATVEEDILLSVEYSCHGVPTIVWRYTSNWGVQKIVEWKPGTQANISQSHKDRVCTFDNGSIQLFSVGVRDSGYYVITVTESLGSSQFGTIVLHVSEILYEDLHFVVVFLAFLAAVAAVLISLMWVCNKCAYKFQRKRRHKLKESTTEEIELQDVEC